Proteins from one Dermacentor variabilis isolate Ectoservices chromosome 1, ASM5094787v1, whole genome shotgun sequence genomic window:
- the Ahcy gene encoding adenosylhomocysteinase, translating to MSASKPAYKIADIGLADFGRKEIIVAENEMPGLMALRRKYGPSKPLKGARIAGCLHMTIQTAVLIETLLELGAEVQWSSCNIFSTQDHAAAAIAKRGVPVYAWKGETEEEYIWCIEQTLVFPDGQPLNMILDDGGDLTALVHTKYPQYLSGIRGLSEETTTGVHQLYKMKKEGTLKVPCINVNDSVTKSKFDNLYGCRESLADGIKRATDIMLAGKVACVAGFGDVGKGCSQSLRGFGCRVLITEVDPINALQAAMEGFEVTTMEDAVSKASIFVTATGCRDIIRGEHFEKMRNDSIVCNIGHFDIEIDVKWLEQNAAEKIEIKPQVDRYKLKNGNHIICLAQGRLVNLGCAMGHPSFVMSTSFTNQVLAQIELWTKTDKYKVDVYFLPKKLDEEVAALHLGHLGVKLSKLTKEQSSYLGIPSEGPYKPDYYRY from the exons CCGACATTGGCTTGGCTGATTTTGGTCGCAAGGAGATCATTGTAGCTGAAAATGAAATGCCTGGGCTTATGGCACTGCGTCGCAAGTATGGACCATCAAAGCCACTGAAGGGTGCTCGGATTGCTGGCTGTCTGCATATGACCATTCAGACTGCTGTTCTAATTGAAACTTTGCTTGAACTTGGAGCTGAG GTTCAATGGTCAAGCTGCAACATATTTTCCACCCAAGATCATGCTGCTGCAGCTATTGCTAAGCGTGGCGTTCCTGTTTATGCATGGAAAGGTGAAACGGAGGAGGAATACATCTGGTGCATTGAGCAG ACTCTTGTTTTCCCGGACGGCCAGCCACTCAACATGATCCTCGATGACGGAGGAGATCTAACAGCTCTTGTCCATACCAAGTATCCCCAGTACCTTTCTG GCATACGAGGCTTGTCAGAGGAAACCACTACTGGCGTCCATCAACTCTATAAGATGAAAAAGGAAGGGACGCTCAAAGTTCCCTGCATCAATGTGAACGACTCTGTCACAAAG AGCAAATTTGACAACTTATATGGCTGCCGTGAGTCGCTAGCTGATGGCATCAAACGAGCAACAGACATAATGCTTGCTGGCAAGGTGGCTTGTGTAGCTGGATTTGGCGACGTTGGTAAAGGTTGTTCACAGTCCCTGCGTGGCTTCGGATGTCGTGTGCTCATCACTGAGGTTGATCCCATCAATGCCCTGCAGGCTGCTATGGAAG GCTTTGAGGTCACCACCATGGAGGATGCTGTATCAAAGGCCTCTATTTTTGTGACTGCTACTGGATGCCGGGATATTATACGAGGAGAACATTTTGAGAAGATGCGTAATGATTCCATTGTTTGCAACATTGGCCACTTTGATATCGAAATTGATGTCAAGTGGCTGGAACAGAATGCCGCAGAAAAGATTGAGATCAAGCCTCAG GTTGACCGTTACAAGCTGAAAAATGGCAATCACATTATATGCCTTGCTCAAGGTCGCCTCGTGAATTTGGGTTGTGCTATGGGACACCCATCATTCGTCATGAGCACTTCTTTCACAAATCAAGTGCTTGCTCAGATTGAGTTGTGGACTAAAACTGACAAGTACAAG GTGGACGTGTATTTCTTGCCCAAGAAGCTTGATGAGGAAGTTGCAGCACTTCACCTCGGCCACCTTGGAGTGAAACTGTCCAAGCTGACTAAGGAGCAGTCCTCTTACCTTGGCATTCCTTCTGAAGGCCCTTATAAGCCGGATTACTATCGATACTAG